From Triticum aestivum cultivar Chinese Spring chromosome 4A, IWGSC CS RefSeq v2.1, whole genome shotgun sequence, a single genomic window includes:
- the LOC123086112 gene encoding uncharacterized protein: MAPGRHHPRAPRPLQHQDPSPPSHAMNSMPAPLCFCHPRRQVQRLAALTSSCRNLAMAMEPKSCRMLLLSAQVLCPCSLLLLHLTFLLPATSLSDDHLPGAEPSSSCSTPTIGNQLPSSDPVGPRRRKPPAGPSRRTSLQVAPPRPASCPARAKASVGLSFP, translated from the exons ATGGCACCCGGACGTCATCATCCTCGAGCTCCACGACCACTCCAGCACCAAGACCCGTCGCCGCCCAGCCACGCCATGAACTCGATGCCAGCGCCACTGTGTTTCTGCCATCCGCGTCGGcaagtgcagcgcctagccgcgcTGACCTCCAGTTGCAGGAACCTCGCCATGGCCATGGAGCCCAAGTCCTGCCGCATGCTCCTCCTGTCTGCCCAAGTCCTCTGCCCTTGCAGTCTTCTTCTCCTTCACTTGACCTTCCTGCTGCCGGCGACCTCGCTCTCCGACGACCACCTACCAG GAGCCGAGCCATCGTCGTCTTGTTCGACTCCAACCATCGGGAACCAGCTTCCCTCGTCAgatccggtgggtccccgccgcCGTAAGCCGCCTGCAGGCCCGTCTCGTCGAACCTCCCTTCAAGTAGCACCGCCTCGCCCTGCTTCCTGTCCCGCCCGTGCCAAGGCCAGCGTCGGCCTCTCCTTCCCCTGA